The Pseudomonas sp. TH06 genome contains the following window.
CGCGAGCACTGCCCGTGGAACCCGGGCAATCTGGTTGCCACGCAGATCCAGCGACGTCAGATAAGGCTCGTCGCGAATCCCGACCGGGCACGTGCTGATACCGGTGTTGCGCAGATTCACTTCCCGCAGATTGTTCATGCCTTGCAACATCGGCGGGACGCCCAGCGGGTTCTCACTCAAGTCCAGCACTTGCAGATTGGTCAGGCTGCCCAGTTGCGCAGCGGTGTTCTCTCGCAGGACCAGATGGGTCGCGCGCAGATCCAGCTTCGTCAGTTGAACAAGCGACGGGATCACCGAGGGCAGCGCGCTGTGCAGCACGCCCATGGCATCGGCCACCCGCAGATCGACACTTTCCAGATTCAGCGTTCGCAAATGGGGGAAAGACTCAAGAAAGCCGTTCAGGCTCTCGCGCTCGACCACATGGAAGCCGCGCAAGGACAGTTCGATTACCTCATTGAAGCGGGTACTTACCTGCGGCAAACGGTGAAAATCCTCGAATTCCAGGTTCAGCTTGTAGCCCGTCAACGCGCCGTCTACGTGAAGGCGATTTTCCGCAGACGGACGCTTCTGCCAGATTTCGAGCAGTTCCTCGGCCAGTTCCCGGCGACACTCTCGTTCGTAAGCCAGCGTGTGTTGCAACAGGTTGACGTTGTACGCCTCGATTTGCCCGGGCGTCATGCCGGCGGCATCTTCATCGTCTGCGTCCATGAACTCGATATCCATGTCATCGACATCGGTCAGACTCTGTTCGATCCAGCCATTCAGATCCATGACCAACACCTGCAACTGCTCCTTGAGTTGGTCGAGGCGCAACTGCGCATTGGCACCCGCCTGCAACAGCCATGCATCGACCTCCGCATCGCTGAAACCGGGATAAACATCCCTGACCTGCAAACGCATCATTGCGTGGGTCAGCGCCGCTGATTGCGCAGTGTCGGGAAAACCGCCCCCGCGCAAACCCTGCATTTCGAAGGGCAACCCCATGTCCATTCTGCCGAGCCCCGCTGCCAACGCTGAGCGCGACAACGCCAGATCCCGCAACTTGAACTTGAGTTCGTCAGCCACGTTCAGCGCGGGTAACTGCAGGGCCGAGCGCTCGTCGGGGGTCAGCACTTGGGCAATCGCCTCGAAAATATCCGCATGACCCACGGTGCCTGGAGCGGCGTCAACGGACTGATAGCGCGTGCCGATTTTTATCAAGTGGCGACACGTCGCGGCATCCAGCGCACCGGTGCGGTCCAGCACGCGACCAAGCGCAGAGCCGTCGCGAATTTCCAGTCGCAGGTCTTGCGGCCATCCGGGGAGATTTTTCAGTGAATGCAGTACCAGTGTGTCCGAATCGGCGTGGCTGACCGATTGCAGATAAAGGCTTTCGTGAGCGCGAACCAAGCGGACATGCTCCTGATACTGTCGCGCCTTGCTGTCGAGATTCTTGAACAGCACCCTGGCACGAGCCGTATCAAGCGTATCCGCGAGATCGATGCCATAGCGATCAAGCATCTGTTCCACGGCGTTTTTCGGCAGTCCGGGGTATTGCTGCTGAAACAGCCGCACCCAGGCATCTTCTGAACGCTGGAGTGCCTGATAGCGGTCGTCGAACCATGCGGCTCGGCGGGCCTGCAACGCCTCTTGAACGGCGCTGTCCTTTGGGAGGGTTTTCGCGTCGAACTGCATTGAGTGCAAAGCTTGCGTCACGTCCTGATCGATCTGGAACCGACTGATAATGTCGGCCAGCATGGGATCGGGCTGGCGGCCGCTGCGAATCATGCGCAGCACATCGTCATCGACGGCGCTGACCTTGCCAATCTGTAGCAGTATCTCGTCGCTGAAGTTCTCCACCGTGGGGCCAATGCCCCGCAACAGGCTCAGGCGGCTCTGCGGCTCGACTGGCACCGCAGGCGTATCCACAGCGGGAAGCTTTTCTGAAGGTGCCACCGTCGGTTCATCTTCCAGTCTTGTGACGAGCGTCGCTTCACGGCTTTCATTCTTTAAACTGCCGAGTGCGCCGGCCAACGGCAAGGCGTTGAGCAAACCGAAGACCGTGCGGCTCACACCATCGGCGCGCTCACTTGCCGTTTCACCGTCAATGGCCTGATCCAGACCATACGCCGCGTCGATCAGGCCGGCCAGGGCCAGGATCCCTTCACCACCCGGGAAAAACAATGCCAAGGGCGCGAAGCGATTGAGCCACTGCACCACCGGCTCGACAACCGCACTGAGGCTGTCGCGGTTGACCTGACCATCGTCACGAATGCTCGAGACGCTGTCCCCGGCCACCTGCTTCATCGCAGCCACCAACTGTGCAAACGGATCGACGCCAGCGAGCATGCGTTCAAAATCGATGTAGTCGCGCGGATCCCAGTAGCCGTCGTTGTTGAAGAATCCGGCCTCCTTCGTCAGTCGGTGCATCGCCGGATAGATCGCCATCCCCTCAAGCGCAGTCAGGACGCCCGCATGAAAGGTGCCATCCTCGCGGTCATCCTTCTGAAAATGCTCCGAGAGGGCCTTCTTGGTCGAGTCCGCTTTGCCTTGGGTGACGATCCATTCCTGCAAGGCATGTTCATCGGCGAACTCATGCAAGGGCGAAGAGTTGCCCGGGATATACAGCAGCAGGATGGAAGCCGAGCGCTGGCGAAAACACCAGATGTCCGTCGCGGTATAGCGATACAGCTTCAGACGACTCGCTTCGAACCCTGGCGGGATTCGGGTCGGCGCTTGCAGTTGTATGAGGGTCAGGCTTTTCCAGGTTTGCAGGGCAGGCAACGCTGCCGCTTGCAGGGCAAGCGCAAGGCCCTGAACCGACAGACTACCCTCACGATGTTGCAGGTGGGCCGCCATGACAAATGCAGCCTTCACCGAGGTTCTCAATGGATAAGGTGCCGCCGCGCCGATGACCGAGTCCGACGGCCAGGATTGATCGAGATAGGTCTGATAAAGGTCTGCCAGCATCAGGTCCCAGACCCACTTCTTGAATTCGGCGGGCCGCAGTTGAATCTGCGTACCCGGCCCATAGGTCTGTGGAACCGTTGCGCGATAAATGCCTTCATACGTGTCGTGATTGCCGCTGCCGGTCGTGGCGAATTCATCCACGTTGTCGACAATTCGCACTGTTGGCCCCAGATCGGGTGGCTGATACAGCCCGAACGCAGTTTCGCCAATACGCCCGTCACCCGTGGCCTGGTAATTGCCAAGCAACGCATTGATCAGGGTTTGCGAGTTTTTCACGCGTCCCTGATGGATGCCTTTTCTGGCAGGGTGCCCACGGTAGTTGTAATCCAGCGTGACCAGTAATGCGCTATGCGGATCAATCGCGGTGCCCCACTTCTTTATGATCAGGGCGCCACCAAACTGTGCCGGGGTTTGGGGCAGCGCTATGTCCACCGCGGCCTGGAGTTCGCCCGGTAATTTGGCGGCGGAAGTGAACGGCGCGTCTTGGGCTGAGTCAGTCATGTGCATTCCATTGCAACAGATTGGAAATACCAGACTACCCGGCCCCCAAGCACGAGTCAGTCGGACTGATCGGCAGGATGCCTAGGACGTTTCGCTGCTGTGACGGGAAAAATGCCTGACGGCAGACAAAAAAAACCGCGGAAGTCCGCGGTTTTTTGTCTGCCGGTGACGAGCGCCGGATTACCAGAAACGTTGCTGGGTCAAACGACTCCACCAGCTCAACAGCACGCGATCCACCGAACCGCTGGCCGCCATGCCGATGCGCTCTTGCAGGCTTTTGCGCTCGGCGTAATGCAAGTGATAGACCTCGGCCTGTTTGGCTTTCTGTGCGAGATATTCATCGCTGGTCTTGAGTTCATCGACCAGTTGTTTGTCCAGCGCCGCAACACCGAGCCAGACTTCACCCGTCGCCACTTCGTCGATGGCCAATTGCGGGCGGTAGCGGGCAACGAAGTTCTTGAACAGTTGGTGAGTGATATCGAGGTCTTCCTGGAACTTCTCACGGCCCTTTTCGGTGTTTTCGCCGAACACGGTCAGGGTGCGTTTGTACTCACCGGCGGTCAGCACTTCAAAATCAATATCGTGCTTCTTCAGCAAACGATTGACGTTAGGCAGCTGCGCAACCACACCGATCGAGCCCAGAATCGCGAATGGCGCACTGATGATCTTCTCGCCGATGCACGCCATCATGTAGCCGCCGCTCGCCGCGACCTTGTCGATGCACACCGTCAGCGGCACGCCGGCTTCGCGGATACGCGCCAGTTGCGACGACGCCAGACCGTAGCTGTGCACCATGCCGCCGCCACTTTCCAGACGCAGGACGACTTCATCCTTGGGTGTGGCGAGGGTCAGCAACGCGGTGATTTCGTGGCGCAGGCTCTCGGTGGCCGAGGCCTTGATATCGCCATCGAAATCCAGCACGAACACACGAGGTTTAGCCTCGGGCTTTTTCTTCTGCTTCTTCTCGGTTTTCTCGGACTTGGCCTCGACCTTGCGCAGCGCCTTGAGCTGATCCTTGTCGAGCAACGTCTGCTCCAGACGTTCACGCAGGCCTTTATAGAAATCATTGAGCTTGCTGACCTGCAACTGCCCCGCCGATTTGCGCCGGCCCTTGCTGCGCAACGCGGCAAAACTGGCGAGCACCACCAGGATGGCGATTACCAGGGTGACGGTCTTGGCCAGGAAACTGGCGTATTCGGTGAAAAACTCCACAGAGACTCCTCAAAACGATGCGTGGATGTGCGGCAAGCGCGCAATGGTTCCAGCATACCCATGCGCCGGCTCGTCGGCCAGCCGTGAAACCTCTGGCAACACGCCTGTAACGGGCATTTCAAACAAGCGTATGTTTTTTCATTGACAGCTCTGCATCATCCTCATAACCTCGCCAAACCTTCAACGTACCGGGATGACGCGGACGTGGGCAGCATCTATTTGATTCGACATGGCCAGGCCTCCTTTGGTGCAGACGACTATGACGTCCTGTCGCCGATCGGTGTGCGCCAGGCAGAAATCCTCGGCCAACACCTGGCTGAACTGGGGATCCGTTTCGATCGCTGCCTGGCGGGTGACCTGCGCCGTCAGCAACACACGGCCACCAGCGCGCTGGAACAGTTCACCGCCAAAGGCCTGTCGGTGCCGACGCTGGAAACCGATTCCGCCTTCAACGAATTCGATGCCGACGCGGTGATTCGCGCCCTGCTCCCGGCGATGCTGCCGGACGAACCGGAAGCCCTCGACATCCTGCGTAACGCCGCGCAAAACCGTGGTGAGTTCCAGCGCATCTTTGCCTTGATCATCGAGCGCTGGCTGGCGGGCACCTACGATACTCCGGGGCTGGAGAGCTGGCTGGGATTCGTCGAGCGAGTCCAGGGCGGCTTGCACCGGATTCTCGAGCAGGCAGAAAAGAACCAGAAAATCGCGGTATTCACCTCTGGCGGCACCATCACTGCCCTGCTCCACCTCATTACGCAAATGCCTGCCAGGCAGGCCTTTGAATTGAACTGGCAAATCGTCAACACCTCGCTCAACCAGCTGAA
Protein-coding sequences here:
- a CDS encoding DUF6543 domain-containing protein; the encoded protein is MTDSAQDAPFTSAAKLPGELQAAVDIALPQTPAQFGGALIIKKWGTAIDPHSALLVTLDYNYRGHPARKGIHQGRVKNSQTLINALLGNYQATGDGRIGETAFGLYQPPDLGPTVRIVDNVDEFATTGSGNHDTYEGIYRATVPQTYGPGTQIQLRPAEFKKWVWDLMLADLYQTYLDQSWPSDSVIGAAAPYPLRTSVKAAFVMAAHLQHREGSLSVQGLALALQAAALPALQTWKSLTLIQLQAPTRIPPGFEASRLKLYRYTATDIWCFRQRSASILLLYIPGNSSPLHEFADEHALQEWIVTQGKADSTKKALSEHFQKDDREDGTFHAGVLTALEGMAIYPAMHRLTKEAGFFNNDGYWDPRDYIDFERMLAGVDPFAQLVAAMKQVAGDSVSSIRDDGQVNRDSLSAVVEPVVQWLNRFAPLALFFPGGEGILALAGLIDAAYGLDQAIDGETASERADGVSRTVFGLLNALPLAGALGSLKNESREATLVTRLEDEPTVAPSEKLPAVDTPAVPVEPQSRLSLLRGIGPTVENFSDEILLQIGKVSAVDDDVLRMIRSGRQPDPMLADIISRFQIDQDVTQALHSMQFDAKTLPKDSAVQEALQARRAAWFDDRYQALQRSEDAWVRLFQQQYPGLPKNAVEQMLDRYGIDLADTLDTARARVLFKNLDSKARQYQEHVRLVRAHESLYLQSVSHADSDTLVLHSLKNLPGWPQDLRLEIRDGSALGRVLDRTGALDAATCRHLIKIGTRYQSVDAAPGTVGHADIFEAIAQVLTPDERSALQLPALNVADELKFKLRDLALSRSALAAGLGRMDMGLPFEMQGLRGGGFPDTAQSAALTHAMMRLQVRDVYPGFSDAEVDAWLLQAGANAQLRLDQLKEQLQVLVMDLNGWIEQSLTDVDDMDIEFMDADDEDAAGMTPGQIEAYNVNLLQHTLAYERECRRELAEELLEIWQKRPSAENRLHVDGALTGYKLNLEFEDFHRLPQVSTRFNEVIELSLRGFHVVERESLNGFLESFPHLRTLNLESVDLRVADAMGVLHSALPSVIPSLVQLTKLDLRATHLVLRENTAAQLGSLTNLQVLDLSENPLGVPPMLQGMNNLREVNLRNTGISTCPVGIRDEPYLTSLDLRGNQIARVPRAVLAQAVAPGRVQLWGNPLTDEDTLLRLGAHRRRCGFNVWLGAPGPLHGEAGVWLRNTEQQLSNARLAIWQRLAAKPVGRRFLRTLDGVSLTPEFRVIYSELQARVWRLLSEADASPDLWRRLSQNVEAAADDADNPMALFQVLENRAKLFRDWAAMGRPFPVTGE
- a CDS encoding histidine phosphatase family protein, which encodes MGSIYLIRHGQASFGADDYDVLSPIGVRQAEILGQHLAELGIRFDRCLAGDLRRQQHTATSALEQFTAKGLSVPTLETDSAFNEFDADAVIRALLPAMLPDEPEALDILRNAAQNRGEFQRIFALIIERWLAGTYDTPGLESWLGFVERVQGGLHRILEQAEKNQKIAVFTSGGTITALLHLITQMPARQAFELNWQIVNTSLNQLKFRGREVALASFNSHAHLQLLKAPELITFR
- the sohB gene encoding protease SohB, which gives rise to MEFFTEYASFLAKTVTLVIAILVVLASFAALRSKGRRKSAGQLQVSKLNDFYKGLRERLEQTLLDKDQLKALRKVEAKSEKTEKKQKKKPEAKPRVFVLDFDGDIKASATESLRHEITALLTLATPKDEVVLRLESGGGMVHSYGLASSQLARIREAGVPLTVCIDKVAASGGYMMACIGEKIISAPFAILGSIGVVAQLPNVNRLLKKHDIDFEVLTAGEYKRTLTVFGENTEKGREKFQEDLDITHQLFKNFVARYRPQLAIDEVATGEVWLGVAALDKQLVDELKTSDEYLAQKAKQAEVYHLHYAERKSLQERIGMAASGSVDRVLLSWWSRLTQQRFW